The following are encoded together in the Terriglobales bacterium genome:
- a CDS encoding DUF711 family protein: DSDDPVQADLLADILRNTKALNASLTVADEQGVHWRGVRAAARLIKTLSETAPQANFSFAATARVPSGTPFFPGAYHNGEGHEFAVGLESANVVAEALASSRDPELARRALELALGQYADQVEQIAFVVEKRTGWKYGGLDLSPAPLKQVSIGAAIEGFTGRRVGSSGTMTAVAMITGVLRSLPVKHAGYSGLMLPVLEDETLARRWSEGAVTVDELLAYSSVCGTGLDTIPLPGEITVEQLERMIGDMATMAVRLQKPLSARLMPVAGKKAGDKTEFDDPFLVNATLQPLP; the protein is encoded by the coding sequence AGGACTCGGATGACCCGGTGCAGGCCGATTTGCTGGCGGACATCCTGCGCAACACGAAGGCGCTGAACGCGAGCCTCACCGTGGCAGACGAGCAGGGTGTGCACTGGAGGGGCGTCCGCGCGGCGGCCCGGCTCATCAAGACGCTGAGTGAAACGGCGCCGCAGGCGAATTTCAGTTTCGCGGCCACGGCGCGTGTTCCTTCCGGCACGCCGTTCTTCCCCGGCGCCTACCACAACGGCGAAGGGCATGAGTTCGCCGTCGGGCTCGAATCGGCCAACGTGGTGGCGGAGGCGTTGGCCTCCTCGCGTGACCCTGAACTGGCGCGCCGCGCGCTGGAGCTGGCGCTGGGCCAGTACGCCGACCAGGTCGAGCAGATCGCCTTCGTCGTAGAGAAGCGCACCGGATGGAAATACGGAGGCCTCGACCTTTCGCCGGCGCCGCTGAAGCAGGTTTCCATCGGCGCGGCCATTGAAGGCTTCACCGGTCGGCGTGTGGGCTCGAGCGGAACCATGACCGCCGTGGCCATGATCACCGGAGTGCTGCGTTCGCTGCCGGTGAAGCACGCCGGATATTCGGGACTCATGTTGCCGGTGCTGGAAGACGAAACCCTGGCCCGGCGCTGGAGCGAAGGCGCCGTGACGGTCGACGAGTTGCTGGCCTATTCGTCCGTGTGCGGCACCGGCCTGGATACCATTCCGCTGCCGGGAGAGATCACGGTCGAGCAACTGGAGCGCATGATCGGCGACATGGCGACCATGGCGGTGCGCCTGCAGAAACCCCTCTCCGCCCGCCTTATGCCGGTGGCAGGAAAGAAAGCTGGGGACAAGACGGAGTTCGACGATCCGTTCCTGGTGAACGCTACGCTGCAGCCACTGCCCTAG
- a CDS encoding DASS family sodium-coupled anion symporter, producing MGLDPPHRALEKLSAGEVRFERLRRRVGLWLAPAVFVVMLLAPFPGLPPAAHRLAAVMVAVVILWMSEALPLPVTALAGAAACVLLEVAPAKDVFAPFADPLMFLFIGAFILARALFVHNLHRRLAFGVLSLRWVGARPGRILFAFGAVTAFSSSWISNTATTAMMFAIGMSILAFLFEFTDGVGGVTSRRYATALMLMTSFAASIGGLATPIGTPPNLIGLGFIRQLAGVDFPFFRWVVIGAPMVLLLYLFLFAYLNYLSGAGVKEIPGGSEMLHREKQKLGSWTRGQKSTLAAFLVTVVLWVVPGFVGLLAGADSAAYRALHERLPEAVAALVGALLLFLLPGDGDRRAITWEEAVKIDWGVVLLYGGGFALGVLSFQTGLAEAVGRGITGLLPLHDSLGLLIASAIAAVLLSETTSNTASANMIVPVVIAIARASGLDPLEPALGATFAASLGFMLPVSTPCNAIVYGSGYIPLGRMMRYGLLLDVVGIVVVVTVVHLLVPFLR from the coding sequence GTGGGCTTGGACCCGCCACATCGCGCGCTGGAAAAGCTGAGCGCCGGCGAAGTGCGCTTCGAGCGCTTGCGGCGACGTGTGGGTCTGTGGCTGGCGCCGGCTGTCTTCGTTGTCATGTTGCTCGCGCCGTTTCCCGGCCTGCCCCCCGCGGCCCATCGTCTGGCGGCGGTGATGGTGGCCGTGGTCATTCTGTGGATGAGCGAGGCGCTGCCGCTGCCCGTGACGGCGCTGGCCGGCGCGGCTGCCTGCGTGCTGCTCGAAGTGGCGCCCGCCAAAGACGTGTTTGCGCCTTTCGCCGACCCCTTGATGTTCCTGTTCATCGGCGCCTTCATCCTGGCGCGCGCTCTGTTCGTCCACAACCTGCATCGGAGGCTGGCTTTCGGCGTGCTGTCCCTGCGTTGGGTGGGTGCGCGGCCGGGACGGATTCTGTTCGCCTTTGGCGCGGTGACGGCATTCTCCTCTTCCTGGATCTCCAACACCGCCACCACCGCCATGATGTTCGCCATCGGTATGTCGATCCTGGCTTTCCTGTTCGAGTTCACCGACGGTGTGGGCGGCGTTACTTCGCGCCGCTACGCCACCGCGCTCATGCTGATGACCTCGTTTGCGGCCTCGATCGGAGGCCTGGCCACGCCCATCGGCACGCCGCCCAACCTGATCGGCCTGGGCTTCATTCGCCAACTCGCGGGCGTCGATTTCCCCTTTTTCCGCTGGGTGGTCATCGGCGCTCCCATGGTTCTGCTGTTGTACCTCTTCCTCTTTGCCTACCTCAATTACCTGAGCGGCGCGGGCGTCAAAGAGATTCCCGGCGGTAGTGAGATGCTTCACCGCGAGAAGCAGAAGCTGGGTTCATGGACTCGCGGGCAGAAATCCACCTTGGCGGCATTCCTGGTGACCGTTGTCCTTTGGGTGGTTCCGGGCTTCGTGGGCCTGTTGGCAGGCGCCGATAGCGCCGCCTATCGCGCCCTCCACGAGCGCTTGCCGGAAGCCGTGGCGGCGCTGGTCGGCGCCCTGCTGCTCTTCCTCCTTCCCGGCGACGGCGATCGGCGTGCCATCACCTGGGAAGAAGCCGTGAAGATCGACTGGGGCGTGGTGTTGCTCTACGGCGGCGGCTTCGCCCTGGGCGTTCTCAGTTTCCAGACTGGGCTCGCCGAAGCCGTGGGCCGCGGCATCACCGGACTGCTGCCGCTCCATGATTCTCTCGGCCTGCTCATCGCTTCCGCGATAGCCGCCGTGCTGCTTTCCGAAACCACGTCGAACACCGCTTCGGCGAACATGATTGTGCCGGTGGTCATCGCCATCGCGCGAGCCTCGGGTCTGGACCCTCTCGAACCCGCTCTCGGCGCGACCTTCGCCGCCAGCCTGGGCTTCATGCTGCCGGTTTCCACGCCCTGCAACGCCATCGTCTACGGCTCGGGGTACATCCCGCTGGGCCGCATGATGCGCTACGGCCTGCTCCTCGACGTGGTGGGAATCGTTGTGGTCGTAACCGTGGTCCACTTGCTGGTGCCGTTCCTGCGCTAA
- a CDS encoding NCS2 family permease, translating to MLSALPQEDAIGSRIRSYFQFEAHHTDLRREVIGGTTTFLTMSYIIVVNPAILSAAGIPAGPSAVATILTAIFGTLLMGLYARRPFAVAPYMGENAFLAFTVVGLLHYSWQAALGAVFLGGLLFVLLTVMRVRQWLVSAVPPTLRYSFAVGVGLFMTFIGLNVSGIVKLGTPGAPVHIGDLRSAALLVSVFSFLLMAVLMIRRAPGAILLGILGSTVVSYVAGVAAPPEKLLSMPPSLEPIFLKMDLVGALDLGFFAVVLTVFVMSFVDTMGTLIGVAARAGFLDAEGNLPQIERPMLVDALATTFAAAVGTTTAGAYIESATGVEAGGRTGFSAVVTAGLFALALFFSPFVAAIPPQAYGPALIIVGLLMLEPITRINFSDLTELIPAFAVVTLMSFTYNLGIGITAGFVLYPFAKLVAGRKSEVRSGMWVLGSLSLLFFIFYPYA from the coding sequence ATGCTTTCCGCGCTTCCCCAGGAGGACGCCATCGGCAGCCGGATCCGCTCCTACTTCCAGTTCGAGGCGCACCACACGGACCTTCGCCGCGAGGTGATCGGCGGCACGACCACGTTTTTGACCATGTCGTACATCATCGTGGTCAACCCGGCGATCCTGAGCGCGGCCGGCATTCCGGCGGGTCCTTCCGCGGTGGCCACCATCCTCACCGCCATCTTCGGCACGCTGCTGATGGGCTTGTACGCGCGGCGGCCATTCGCGGTCGCGCCCTACATGGGCGAGAACGCCTTCCTGGCCTTCACCGTGGTGGGTCTGCTGCACTATTCCTGGCAGGCGGCACTGGGCGCGGTGTTCCTGGGGGGCCTGCTTTTCGTGCTGCTCACGGTGATGCGCGTGCGGCAGTGGCTGGTGAGCGCGGTGCCGCCGACGCTGCGCTACAGCTTCGCGGTGGGTGTGGGACTGTTCATGACCTTCATCGGGCTGAACGTCAGCGGGATCGTGAAGCTGGGCACGCCGGGCGCACCGGTGCACATCGGCGACCTGCGCTCGGCGGCGCTGCTGGTTTCGGTGTTCAGCTTCCTGCTGATGGCGGTGCTGATGATCCGCCGCGCCCCGGGCGCCATCCTGCTCGGCATCCTGGGAAGCACGGTCGTGTCCTACGTCGCCGGAGTCGCCGCGCCTCCGGAGAAGCTGCTGAGCATGCCGCCCAGCCTGGAACCCATCTTCCTGAAGATGGACCTGGTGGGCGCGCTCGACCTCGGCTTTTTCGCTGTGGTGCTGACGGTGTTCGTCATGTCGTTCGTGGACACCATGGGAACGCTGATCGGCGTGGCGGCGCGCGCCGGCTTCCTGGACGCCGAAGGGAACCTGCCGCAAATCGAGCGGCCCATGCTGGTGGACGCGCTGGCCACCACTTTCGCCGCCGCCGTGGGCACCACCACGGCCGGCGCGTACATCGAATCGGCGACGGGCGTGGAAGCCGGCGGGCGCACGGGTTTTTCCGCGGTGGTGACCGCCGGGCTGTTCGCGCTGGCGCTGTTCTTTTCTCCGTTCGTCGCGGCCATCCCGCCGCAGGCCTACGGGCCGGCGCTGATCATCGTGGGATTGTTGATGCTGGAACCCATCACCCGCATCAACTTCTCGGATTTGACCGAGCTGATTCCGGCGTTCGCTGTGGTCACCCTGATGAGCTTCACCTACAACCTGGGCATCGGCATCACCGCCGGGTTCGTGCTCTATCCGTTCGCCAAGCTGGTGGCCGGACGCAAAAGCGAGGTGCGCTCCGGGATGTGGGTGCTGGGATCGCTGTCGCTGCTGTTCTTTATTTTCTATCCCTACGCGTAG
- a CDS encoding FAD-binding oxidoreductase — translation MAAGDDKFYRPRILERKDFAPDLWSIRVDPGGEFQFSAGQYATLAVQTEKKLVQRPYSIVSSPYEKEIEFFFELVPQGELTPLLYKLQPGDELLMRKASKGHFTIDFKSGRTRHLMLCTVTGMAPYVSYLRTLYRDWKDGKYPEPHRFFLVSGASRSWEMGYLRETEKIAAEVPWLTAVHTVSRPWEDPEWKGETGRVDDLIRKYADLWQLDATGTSAYLCGHPDMIEHGKGILKRKGFAKETMKEEVYFIPGKGGAS, via the coding sequence ATGGCTGCAGGCGACGACAAGTTCTACCGGCCCCGGATCCTGGAACGCAAAGATTTCGCTCCCGACCTGTGGAGCATCCGCGTGGACCCGGGCGGCGAATTCCAGTTCTCTGCCGGCCAGTACGCCACCCTGGCCGTGCAGACAGAGAAGAAGCTGGTGCAGCGGCCGTACTCCATCGTCTCCTCGCCCTATGAAAAAGAGATCGAGTTTTTCTTCGAGCTGGTGCCGCAAGGCGAGTTGACGCCCCTGCTCTACAAGCTGCAGCCCGGCGATGAACTGCTGATGCGCAAGGCCTCCAAGGGCCACTTCACCATCGACTTCAAGAGTGGCCGCACCCGGCACCTGATGCTGTGCACGGTGACCGGCATGGCTCCCTACGTCAGTTACCTGCGCACGCTGTATCGCGACTGGAAGGACGGCAAATACCCCGAGCCGCACCGCTTTTTCCTGGTGAGCGGGGCCAGCCGCTCCTGGGAGATGGGCTATCTGAGAGAGACCGAGAAGATCGCAGCTGAAGTGCCGTGGCTCACGGCGGTGCACACCGTCAGCCGTCCGTGGGAGGACCCGGAGTGGAAGGGCGAAACCGGGCGCGTGGATGATTTGATCCGCAAGTACGCCGACCTTTGGCAGCTCGATGCGACCGGGACCAGCGCCTATCTCTGCGGTCATCCTGACATGATCGAGCATGGCAAGGGCATCCTGAAACGCAAGGGCTTTGCCAAGGAAACCATGAAGGAAGAGGTGTACTTCATTCCCGGCAAGGGCGGAGCCAGTTAA
- a CDS encoding HEAT repeat domain-containing protein: MLRHGLVPLAVVFGLLAVASAQPTVKDARMDTHASSGLEKEVQALTASRRGPEWLGYTVPLAPGASFICCLGSGSSFAKSMGCCSGCRLEGKNEVYTSSDRHPCQQRSSGQLNVLFRIEGERIRKVRVFTADCALAGGGLPLHWLTGVPPAESLRFLASLVGSASAGKSGEDFADDALWAIAAHDEPQADVILERFAAPGQPYQLREKASFWIGQQRGRHGFEFVRDLLRREQDSRMREHLTFVLSETNEAEAIPELIRVARTDPIAKVRGEALHWMAQKAGKKVAGEVVEAIERDPETEVKKKAVFALSEMPHNEGVPLLIQLARTHKNPEVRKEAILWLGESDDPRALAFLEDVLLH, encoded by the coding sequence ATGCTGCGACACGGTCTGGTCCCGCTCGCTGTCGTCTTCGGCCTGTTGGCTGTGGCCTCCGCCCAGCCGACCGTGAAGGACGCCCGCATGGACACGCACGCTTCCTCCGGGCTGGAAAAGGAAGTGCAAGCTCTTACGGCTTCTCGCCGCGGGCCCGAGTGGTTGGGCTATACCGTACCCCTGGCGCCGGGCGCGAGTTTCATCTGCTGCCTCGGCTCCGGATCGAGCTTCGCCAAATCCATGGGCTGTTGCAGTGGTTGCCGCTTGGAAGGCAAGAATGAGGTGTACACCAGCTCCGACCGCCATCCGTGCCAGCAGAGGAGCTCCGGCCAGCTCAATGTGCTCTTCCGCATTGAGGGTGAAAGGATCAGGAAGGTCCGCGTCTTCACCGCGGACTGCGCCCTCGCTGGTGGCGGGCTGCCGCTGCATTGGCTCACCGGCGTACCGCCTGCCGAGAGTTTGCGCTTCCTGGCCTCGCTGGTCGGTTCCGCCTCCGCCGGCAAGAGCGGGGAAGATTTCGCCGATGACGCCCTGTGGGCCATCGCTGCGCACGACGAGCCGCAAGCCGACGTTATCCTGGAGCGCTTCGCCGCGCCTGGTCAGCCCTACCAGCTTCGGGAGAAGGCCTCATTCTGGATCGGCCAGCAGCGCGGCCGTCACGGTTTTGAGTTCGTTCGCGACTTGCTGCGGCGGGAGCAGGATTCCCGCATGCGCGAGCATCTGACCTTCGTCCTCTCGGAAACCAATGAAGCGGAGGCGATTCCCGAGTTGATCCGTGTGGCGCGTACCGACCCAATCGCCAAGGTGCGTGGAGAGGCGCTTCACTGGATGGCACAGAAGGCCGGGAAGAAGGTGGCAGGCGAAGTCGTCGAGGCCATTGAACGGGATCCGGAAACCGAAGTGAAGAAGAAAGCCGTCTTTGCGCTCAGCGAGATGCCCCACAACGAAGGTGTCCCGCTGCTCATCCAGCTGGCGCGCACGCACAAGAATCCGGAGGTGCGCAAGGAAGCAATCCTCTGGCTGGGAGAATCGGACGATCCTCGCGCCCTGGCCTTCCTGGAAGACGTGCTCTTGCACTAG
- a CDS encoding HEAT repeat domain-containing protein produces MKHFVTALIWISVTATAASQTAATPATPAAPATAAAPATAAKPATAATPATPVSEEDRLYKRGTDLLNQGEWQDAAEAYRQAAKLRGRRAPAALYWTAYAQSKQRQYAEALATLAELRRTYADSRWIKEAGALQLEIRQASGQEVQPESVADEDLKLLAINGLMNMDPERAVPLLEKFLQGNHSARLKERALFVLTQSDSPRAREIIAQVASGKLYPESQIKAIEFLGAEGGTGNLEVLSRVYAGTTSTEVKGAVLQAFAISDASDRLLAAARGERNPGLRRKAIEGLGVAGASEALMQLYRESSPDLKEDVLQALGVSEGQTQLVEIARSERNPDLKRKAIEGLGVAGGPKAREALLAIYASDSDHGVREQVIEALFVSDEARALIDLARKERDPALRREIVEKLANMDSREATDFMQEILSK; encoded by the coding sequence ATGAAACACTTTGTAACCGCTCTGATCTGGATCTCAGTGACGGCCACCGCCGCCTCTCAGACTGCCGCCACCCCCGCCACGCCGGCCGCGCCCGCCACTGCGGCCGCGCCCGCCACTGCGGCTAAGCCCGCCACTGCGGCTACGCCCGCAACTCCGGTTTCGGAGGAGGATCGGCTCTACAAGCGGGGAACGGATCTCCTCAACCAGGGCGAATGGCAGGATGCGGCCGAAGCCTACCGTCAGGCTGCAAAGCTGCGCGGCCGCCGCGCCCCGGCTGCGCTCTACTGGACAGCCTACGCGCAGAGCAAACAGCGCCAATACGCGGAGGCCCTGGCGACGCTGGCCGAATTGCGCCGTACCTACGCCGACAGTCGCTGGATCAAGGAGGCCGGAGCCCTGCAACTGGAGATCCGTCAGGCCAGCGGCCAGGAAGTCCAGCCGGAGTCGGTTGCCGACGAGGACCTCAAGCTCCTGGCCATCAACGGACTCATGAACATGGATCCCGAGCGCGCCGTGCCGCTCCTGGAAAAGTTTCTGCAAGGCAACCACTCCGCCCGCCTGAAGGAGCGCGCGCTGTTCGTGCTTACCCAGTCCGACTCTCCGCGCGCACGGGAAATCATCGCCCAGGTCGCCTCCGGGAAGCTCTACCCAGAGTCGCAGATCAAGGCCATCGAATTCCTGGGCGCGGAAGGCGGAACGGGGAATCTAGAGGTGCTGAGCCGTGTGTATGCCGGCACAACCAGCACGGAGGTCAAGGGCGCCGTATTGCAGGCCTTTGCCATCTCCGATGCCAGCGACCGCCTTCTGGCAGCTGCCCGCGGCGAGCGCAATCCCGGACTTCGTCGCAAAGCGATCGAGGGGCTCGGCGTTGCCGGGGCTTCTGAGGCGCTGATGCAGTTGTATAGGGAATCGTCACCGGATCTGAAAGAAGACGTCCTGCAGGCGCTGGGCGTATCCGAGGGCCAGACTCAACTGGTCGAGATCGCGCGCAGCGAGCGCAACCCGGATCTCAAGCGCAAGGCCATCGAGGGACTCGGCGTCGCCGGAGGTCCCAAGGCGCGCGAGGCTCTGCTTGCCATCTACGCTTCGGACTCCGACCACGGGGTTCGCGAGCAGGTCATCGAGGCGCTGTTCGTCTCGGACGAGGCCCGCGCCCTCATCGACCTTGCCCGGAAGGAGCGCGACCCGGCGCTGCGGCGGGAGATCGTCGAAAAACTCGCCAACATGGATTCGCGCGAAGCCACCGACTTTATGCAGGAGATTCTCAGCAAATAG
- a CDS encoding sigma-70 family RNA polymerase sigma factor yields the protein MRVFCLTAGHFRGLMVWMEESDAAIVAQVRQGDREAFRSLVERHSRALFRLGHRMTGNVQDAEEIVQETFLRAYRRLDGFESRSSFKTWLFRIATNCSLDVISRRQRAEEVPLYDPEREPMHELPLASEAPGPEREVLSQEVSRRLAIAMHQLSPVERAAFVLRHFEGMSLEEISSLLGVKRDNAKNSVFRAVKKIRRHLEPVAGSRS from the coding sequence ATGCGCGTCTTTTGCCTTACCGCTGGCCACTTCCGCGGTCTAATGGTGTGGATGGAAGAGAGCGATGCCGCCATTGTGGCGCAGGTTCGCCAGGGCGATCGCGAGGCTTTCCGGAGTCTCGTGGAGCGCCACAGCCGTGCTCTTTTCCGCCTGGGGCATCGCATGACAGGCAACGTCCAGGACGCGGAGGAAATCGTGCAGGAGACCTTCTTGCGCGCCTATCGCCGGCTGGATGGTTTCGAGTCGCGCTCCAGCTTCAAGACGTGGCTGTTCCGCATCGCCACCAACTGTTCGCTGGACGTGATCAGCCGGCGTCAGCGTGCCGAAGAGGTGCCGTTGTACGACCCGGAGCGTGAACCCATGCACGAATTGCCGCTCGCTTCCGAGGCTCCCGGGCCGGAGCGCGAAGTACTCAGCCAGGAGGTCAGCCGGCGCCTGGCAATCGCCATGCACCAGTTGAGCCCGGTAGAGCGCGCCGCGTTTGTGCTGCGTCACTTTGAAGGCATGTCGTTGGAGGAGATCAGCAGCTTGCTGGGCGTGAAACGGGACAACGCCAAGAACAGCGTCTTTCGCGCGGTCAAGAAGATTCGCCGGCATCTTGAGCCGGTGGCAGGATCCCGCTCATGA
- a CDS encoding class I SAM-dependent methyltransferase, translated as MAKALKRFARRNGFLYVLYNIPRLLKGYYPIFLDYAVRPVPRYGYGKPPHPQLYELFSRERQRYRQTLQSFLTLEPFLVRIPLRAEKNSADPCWINNWLDGLDTLALYSLVAQRKPARYMEVGSGYSTKVVRRALRDHGLSTRVISIDPRPRAEIDALCDEVIRHGMEDVALARFDELGPGDILFVDGSHRSFMNSDATVFFLDVLPRLKPGVLAHIHDIDLPYDYMPERAEWYYSEQYLLAASLLAGHQNYSIVLPNAFISKEPDVMEALQPFWSRSELKGVPPKGVSFWLETRGKTE; from the coding sequence ATGGCCAAGGCCCTGAAGCGATTCGCGCGGCGGAACGGGTTCCTGTACGTGCTGTACAACATCCCGCGCCTGCTGAAGGGCTACTATCCGATCTTCCTCGACTACGCGGTGCGGCCGGTTCCGCGCTACGGCTACGGCAAGCCTCCGCACCCGCAGCTCTATGAGTTGTTCTCGCGAGAGCGCCAGCGTTATCGGCAAACCTTGCAGAGCTTCCTGACGCTGGAACCGTTCCTGGTGAGGATTCCGCTGCGCGCGGAAAAGAATTCCGCCGATCCCTGCTGGATCAACAACTGGCTGGACGGACTGGACACGCTGGCGCTGTACTCGCTGGTGGCGCAGCGCAAGCCGGCGCGCTATATGGAAGTAGGCTCAGGCTATTCCACCAAGGTGGTGCGGCGCGCGCTTCGCGACCATGGGCTGAGCACGCGCGTGATCTCGATCGATCCGCGGCCGCGCGCCGAGATCGATGCCCTCTGCGACGAGGTGATCCGCCACGGAATGGAAGACGTGGCGCTGGCACGCTTCGACGAGCTCGGCCCCGGCGATATCCTGTTCGTGGACGGCTCGCACCGCAGCTTTATGAATTCCGACGCGACGGTATTCTTTCTTGACGTGCTGCCGCGGCTGAAGCCCGGCGTGCTGGCGCACATCCACGACATTGACCTGCCGTACGACTACATGCCGGAGCGCGCCGAGTGGTACTACTCGGAGCAGTATCTGCTGGCCGCCAGCCTGCTCGCCGGGCACCAGAACTACAGCATCGTGCTCCCCAATGCGTTCATCAGTAAGGAGCCGGACGTGATGGAAGCTTTGCAGCCTTTCTGGTCACGATCGGAGTTGAAGGGCGTGCCGCCGAAAGGTGTCTCCTTCTGGCTGGAAACGCGCGGAAAGACGGAGTGA